One window from the genome of Telopea speciosissima isolate NSW1024214 ecotype Mountain lineage unplaced genomic scaffold, Tspe_v1 Tspe_v1.0440, whole genome shotgun sequence encodes:
- the LOC122648087 gene encoding B3 domain-containing protein At1g05920-like translates to MAKHAPDQPAPAMPGKLMNAITDLGGEDVLWVIGKKLEKTDVSKCHNRLSILESQVAVEEFITITERSEISQRNKIAVDVVLLVTAGGGGGGGDDEAHHQGTQLWGLNFTKWEMKISSIYVLITNWWELVRNNSLKRGDKAQVWSFRRSHNGGEKKKKLCFAINVLRN, encoded by the coding sequence ATGGCCAAGCATGCACCTGATCAACCTGCACCAGCAATGCCTGGAAAGCTTATGAATGCAATTACTGATCTGGGAGGTGAAGATGTGTTGTGGGTGATAGGGAAAAAACTGGAGAAAACTGATGTGAGCAAGTGTCATAATCGTCTATCTATTCTAGAGAGTCAAGTGGCCGTGGAGGAGTTCATAACAATTACAGAGAGGAGCGAAATTTCTCAAAGAAATAAGATAGCAGTAGATGTGGTGTTATTGGTGacagcaggaggaggaggaggaggaggagatgatgAAGCTCATCATCAAGGCACCCAGTTATGGGGATTGAACTTTACAAAATGGGAGATGAAAATTAGTAGCATTTACGTATTGATCACAAATTGGTGGGAGTTGGTGAGGAACAACAGTTTAAAAAGGGGTGACAAAGCTCAAGTTTGGTCCTTCAGAAGATCTCATAatggaggagagaagaagaagaagctttgtTTTGCAATTAATGTACTTCGTAATTAA
- the LOC122648088 gene encoding uncharacterized protein LOC122648088 isoform X3, whose product MISPLISHRRSLTSCRCSGSVATELALEDSNYVDSLTTEERPPLLATSWASTIEGVGQIFDTADAFRDELNKYSIACGFGYKYTRNASVRMTAQCEVDGCSWSIAASMLGKTGKVRVYKYEKTHNHKDNCPTTSKVRMPKRLIAKIMANKVRENPGYLPMDIIKDFKRDYNVDLTYQQAWRGKEIAMQEVNGSFLDSYKLLPGFCQRVMKSNPGTLAVYTQKDDSTFNQLFISFHASTHGFRVGCRPVLFIDSTLLKGKFLSTFLSATAMDANDDMFPVAFAVVESGSLQDWTWFFGNLKIALKDSRDIIFVSDWNEHLLQAVNDIYGSVRHAHSYRHLSGSFKLFLKGLHLSNSIKDALRTVLEKLAYSRNRIDFDNALGQMQSISNEAYHWVLESEPMCWANSLFPGKRYDKFSLNFDESFNTWVQEAQELPIMGFVNLIRLKIADFMSGKCTESATWEIPVGCRIDDKLKGNIEKSQGFGFHYFSDSKFEVCVLPNKYVVDLHDRSCTCREWDMIGLPCEHACAALRSINADVYQYVEACYLKETQQAIYSEQMHPVPIHEIPIGATTDGNSDEGSSTGLGLRPPTVRRLPGRPKGKQVKPDHGDKRPLHCAHCKEVGHNRRKCKAQKLALPAITAAGNACGSTEETQICEGQLSNYE is encoded by the exons ATGATATCACCCTTAATTAGCCATCGAAGATCGCTTACAAGTTGCAG GTGCTCTGGAAGTGTTGCTACAGAGTTGGCTTTGGAGGACTCCAACTATGTTGATTCACTAACCACTGAAGAACGGCCCCCTCTGCTGGCCACATCATGGGCAAGCACAATAGAGGGTGTTGGACAAATTTTTGACACTGCCGATGCATTCCGAGATGAACTCAACAAGTACTCTATTGCCTGTGGCTTTGGGTATAAATACACGAGGAATGCTTCAGTCCGTATGACAGCACAATGTGAGGTTGATGGCTGCTCATGGAGTATTGCTGCGAGCATGTTAGGCAAGACTGGCAAGGTGAGGGTATacaaatatgaaaagacacataaTCACAAAGATAATTGTCCAACAACCTCAAAGGTTCGCATGCCAAAGAGGTTGATTGCAAAAATCATGGCAAATAAGGTCCGCGAGAATCCTGGGTACTTGCCAATGGATATAATTAAGGACTTCAAGCGTGACTACAATGTGGATTTAACTTACCAGCAAGCTTGGCGGGGCAAGGAAATAGCAATGCAGGAAGTCAATGGGTCATTTTTGGACTCCTACAAGCTCTTACCTGGGTTTTGCCAAAGAGTAATGAAGTCTAACCCTGGAACTCTTGCAGTTTATACACAGAAAGATGACTCTACCTTCAATCAGTTATTTATTTCATTCCATGCTTCCACTCATGGGTTTCGGGTGGGGTGCCGCCCTGTTCTGTTTATAGATAGTACACTCTTGAAGGGAAAGTTTCTTAGTACATTCCTTTCCGCAACAGCCATGGATGCAAATGATGATATGTTTCCTGTTGCCTTTGCTGTGGTCGAGTCAGGTTCCTTGCAAGACTGGACATGGTTTTTTGGAAACTTGAAGATAGCTTTGAAAGACAGTAGAGACATTATCTTCGTGTCAGATTGGAATGAACACCTCCTTCAGGCTGTTAATGATATATATGGTTCAGTGCGTCATGCTCATTCTTACCGCCACTTGAGTGGAAGTTTCAAGTTGTTTCTTAAAGGCCTGCATTTGTCCAATTCTATAAAAGATGCCCTGAGGACAGTCTTGGAAAAACTCGCATACTCAAGGAACAGGATAGATTTCGATAATGCTTTGGGACAAATGCAGTCAATTTCTAATGAGGCATATCATTGGGTGCTGGAAAGTGAACCTATGTGCTGGGCTAATTCTCTATTCCCGGGTAAGCGTTATGACAAGTTCAGCTTGAATTTTGATGAGTCTTTTAACACATGGGTTCAAGAAGCACAAGAATTGCCGATAATGGGATTTGTTAACCTAATTCGGTTGAAGATAGCAGATTTTATGTCTGGAAAGTGTACTGAATCTGCTACTTGGGAAATTCCAGTTGGTTGCCGGATTGATGATAAGTTGAAAGGAAATATCGAGAAGAGTCAAGGATTTggtttccattatttttcaGACTCAAAATTTGAAGTATGTGTTTTACCTAACAAGTATGTTGTCGATTTACACGACAGGAGCTGCACATGTAGGGAGTGGGATATGATTGGTCTCCCATGCGAGCATGCATGTGCAGCTCTTAGAAGTATTAATGCTGATGTGTATCAATATGTAGAAGCTTGCTACCTAAAAGAGACACAACAGGCAATATACTCAGAGCAGATGCACCCTGTACCAATTCATGAAATTCCTATTGGTGCTACCACTGATGGAAACAGTGACGAGGGTTCGAGCACTGGACTTGGTCTTCGTCCTCCTACTGTTCGCCGTTTACCTGGCCGTCCAAAGGGGAAGCAAGTGAAGCCTGATCATGGAGATAAGAGACCACTCCATTGTGCTCACTGCAAAGAGGTTGGCCACAATCGCAGAAAATGCAAAGCCCAAAAATTAGCACTCCCTGCAATTACAG
- the LOC122648088 gene encoding uncharacterized protein LOC122648088 isoform X2: protein MERNSQKVLFCYCMTGGELLKNPDGSVAYRGGVTEGLRVDENTKYDDFVAQVCSKLKVDPSSVTLKYTIQYDKARLLTLAGQAEIANLLDFNQGTADVYVIKAEESLLQLQLPVVSRCSGSVATELALEDSNYVDSLTTEERPPLLATSWASTIEGVGQIFDTADAFRDELNKYSIACGFGYKYTRNASVRMTAQCEVDGCSWSIAASMLGKTGKVRVYKYEKTHNHKDNCPTTSKVRMPKRLIAKIMANKVRENPGYLPMDIIKDFKRDYNVDLTYQQAWRGKEIAMQEVNGSFLDSYKLLPGFCQRVMKSNPGTLAVYTQKDDSTFNQLFISFHASTHGFRVGCRPVLFIDSTLLKGKFLSTFLSATAMDANDDMFPVAFAVVESGSLQDWTWFFGNLKIALKDSRDIIFVSDWNEHLLQAVNDIYGSVRHAHSYRHLSGSFKLFLKGLHLSNSIKDALRTVLEKLAYSRNRIDFDNALGQMQSISNEAYHWVLESEPMCWANSLFPGKRYDKFSLNFDESFNTWVQEAQELPIMGFVNLIRLKIADFMSGKCTESATWEIPVGCRIDDKLKGNIEKSQGFGFHYFSDSKFEVCVLPNKYVVDLHDRSCTCREWDMIGLPCEHACAALRSINADVYQYVEACYLKETQQAIYSEQMHPVPIHEIPIGATTDGNSDEGSSTGLGLRPPTVRRLPGRPKGKQVKPDHGDKRPLHCAHCKEVGHNRRKCKAQKLALPAITGNDGSN, encoded by the exons ATGGAACGCAACTCCCAGAAGGTTCTCTTCTGCTATTGTATGACCGGTGGCGAGCTTTTGAAAAACCCAGATGGTTCTGTTGCTTACCGTGGTGGAGTTACTGAAGGATTAAGGGTTGATGAGAATACCAAATATGATGATTTTGTGGCCCAAGTGTGCAGCAAACTCAAAGTTGATCCATCCTCTGTGACCCTGAAGTACACTATTCAATATGACAAGGCCCGCCTTCTCACCTTGGCGGGTCAAGCCGAGATTGCGAATTTGCTGGATTTCAACCAAGGGACTGCGGATGTATATGTAATCAAGGCAGAAGAGAGCTTACTGCAACTACAACTGCCAGTAGTTTCTAG GTGCTCTGGAAGTGTTGCTACAGAGTTGGCTTTGGAGGACTCCAACTATGTTGATTCACTAACCACTGAAGAACGGCCCCCTCTGCTGGCCACATCATGGGCAAGCACAATAGAGGGTGTTGGACAAATTTTTGACACTGCCGATGCATTCCGAGATGAACTCAACAAGTACTCTATTGCCTGTGGCTTTGGGTATAAATACACGAGGAATGCTTCAGTCCGTATGACAGCACAATGTGAGGTTGATGGCTGCTCATGGAGTATTGCTGCGAGCATGTTAGGCAAGACTGGCAAGGTGAGGGTATacaaatatgaaaagacacataaTCACAAAGATAATTGTCCAACAACCTCAAAGGTTCGCATGCCAAAGAGGTTGATTGCAAAAATCATGGCAAATAAGGTCCGCGAGAATCCTGGGTACTTGCCAATGGATATAATTAAGGACTTCAAGCGTGACTACAATGTGGATTTAACTTACCAGCAAGCTTGGCGGGGCAAGGAAATAGCAATGCAGGAAGTCAATGGGTCATTTTTGGACTCCTACAAGCTCTTACCTGGGTTTTGCCAAAGAGTAATGAAGTCTAACCCTGGAACTCTTGCAGTTTATACACAGAAAGATGACTCTACCTTCAATCAGTTATTTATTTCATTCCATGCTTCCACTCATGGGTTTCGGGTGGGGTGCCGCCCTGTTCTGTTTATAGATAGTACACTCTTGAAGGGAAAGTTTCTTAGTACATTCCTTTCCGCAACAGCCATGGATGCAAATGATGATATGTTTCCTGTTGCCTTTGCTGTGGTCGAGTCAGGTTCCTTGCAAGACTGGACATGGTTTTTTGGAAACTTGAAGATAGCTTTGAAAGACAGTAGAGACATTATCTTCGTGTCAGATTGGAATGAACACCTCCTTCAGGCTGTTAATGATATATATGGTTCAGTGCGTCATGCTCATTCTTACCGCCACTTGAGTGGAAGTTTCAAGTTGTTTCTTAAAGGCCTGCATTTGTCCAATTCTATAAAAGATGCCCTGAGGACAGTCTTGGAAAAACTCGCATACTCAAGGAACAGGATAGATTTCGATAATGCTTTGGGACAAATGCAGTCAATTTCTAATGAGGCATATCATTGGGTGCTGGAAAGTGAACCTATGTGCTGGGCTAATTCTCTATTCCCGGGTAAGCGTTATGACAAGTTCAGCTTGAATTTTGATGAGTCTTTTAACACATGGGTTCAAGAAGCACAAGAATTGCCGATAATGGGATTTGTTAACCTAATTCGGTTGAAGATAGCAGATTTTATGTCTGGAAAGTGTACTGAATCTGCTACTTGGGAAATTCCAGTTGGTTGCCGGATTGATGATAAGTTGAAAGGAAATATCGAGAAGAGTCAAGGATTTggtttccattatttttcaGACTCAAAATTTGAAGTATGTGTTTTACCTAACAAGTATGTTGTCGATTTACACGACAGGAGCTGCACATGTAGGGAGTGGGATATGATTGGTCTCCCATGCGAGCATGCATGTGCAGCTCTTAGAAGTATTAATGCTGATGTGTATCAATATGTAGAAGCTTGCTACCTAAAAGAGACACAACAGGCAATATACTCAGAGCAGATGCACCCTGTACCAATTCATGAAATTCCTATTGGTGCTACCACTGATGGAAACAGTGACGAGGGTTCGAGCACTGGACTTGGTCTTCGTCCTCCTACTGTTCGCCGTTTACCTGGCCGTCCAAAGGGGAAGCAAGTGAAGCCTGATCATGGAGATAAGAGACCACTCCATTGTGCTCACTGCAAAGAGGTTGGCCACAATCGCAGAAAATGCAAAGCCCAAAAATTAGCACTCCCTGCAATTACAG
- the LOC122648088 gene encoding uncharacterized protein LOC122648088 isoform X1 — translation MERNSQKVLFCYCMTGGELLKNPDGSVAYRGGVTEGLRVDENTKYDDFVAQVCSKLKVDPSSVTLKYTIQYDKARLLTLAGQAEIANLLDFNQGTADVYVIKAEESLLQLQLPVVSRCSGSVATELALEDSNYVDSLTTEERPPLLATSWASTIEGVGQIFDTADAFRDELNKYSIACGFGYKYTRNASVRMTAQCEVDGCSWSIAASMLGKTGKVRVYKYEKTHNHKDNCPTTSKVRMPKRLIAKIMANKVRENPGYLPMDIIKDFKRDYNVDLTYQQAWRGKEIAMQEVNGSFLDSYKLLPGFCQRVMKSNPGTLAVYTQKDDSTFNQLFISFHASTHGFRVGCRPVLFIDSTLLKGKFLSTFLSATAMDANDDMFPVAFAVVESGSLQDWTWFFGNLKIALKDSRDIIFVSDWNEHLLQAVNDIYGSVRHAHSYRHLSGSFKLFLKGLHLSNSIKDALRTVLEKLAYSRNRIDFDNALGQMQSISNEAYHWVLESEPMCWANSLFPGKRYDKFSLNFDESFNTWVQEAQELPIMGFVNLIRLKIADFMSGKCTESATWEIPVGCRIDDKLKGNIEKSQGFGFHYFSDSKFEVCVLPNKYVVDLHDRSCTCREWDMIGLPCEHACAALRSINADVYQYVEACYLKETQQAIYSEQMHPVPIHEIPIGATTDGNSDEGSSTGLGLRPPTVRRLPGRPKGKQVKPDHGDKRPLHCAHCKEVGHNRRKCKAQKLALPAITAAGNACGSTEETQICEGQLSNYE, via the exons ATGGAACGCAACTCCCAGAAGGTTCTCTTCTGCTATTGTATGACCGGTGGCGAGCTTTTGAAAAACCCAGATGGTTCTGTTGCTTACCGTGGTGGAGTTACTGAAGGATTAAGGGTTGATGAGAATACCAAATATGATGATTTTGTGGCCCAAGTGTGCAGCAAACTCAAAGTTGATCCATCCTCTGTGACCCTGAAGTACACTATTCAATATGACAAGGCCCGCCTTCTCACCTTGGCGGGTCAAGCCGAGATTGCGAATTTGCTGGATTTCAACCAAGGGACTGCGGATGTATATGTAATCAAGGCAGAAGAGAGCTTACTGCAACTACAACTGCCAGTAGTTTCTAG GTGCTCTGGAAGTGTTGCTACAGAGTTGGCTTTGGAGGACTCCAACTATGTTGATTCACTAACCACTGAAGAACGGCCCCCTCTGCTGGCCACATCATGGGCAAGCACAATAGAGGGTGTTGGACAAATTTTTGACACTGCCGATGCATTCCGAGATGAACTCAACAAGTACTCTATTGCCTGTGGCTTTGGGTATAAATACACGAGGAATGCTTCAGTCCGTATGACAGCACAATGTGAGGTTGATGGCTGCTCATGGAGTATTGCTGCGAGCATGTTAGGCAAGACTGGCAAGGTGAGGGTATacaaatatgaaaagacacataaTCACAAAGATAATTGTCCAACAACCTCAAAGGTTCGCATGCCAAAGAGGTTGATTGCAAAAATCATGGCAAATAAGGTCCGCGAGAATCCTGGGTACTTGCCAATGGATATAATTAAGGACTTCAAGCGTGACTACAATGTGGATTTAACTTACCAGCAAGCTTGGCGGGGCAAGGAAATAGCAATGCAGGAAGTCAATGGGTCATTTTTGGACTCCTACAAGCTCTTACCTGGGTTTTGCCAAAGAGTAATGAAGTCTAACCCTGGAACTCTTGCAGTTTATACACAGAAAGATGACTCTACCTTCAATCAGTTATTTATTTCATTCCATGCTTCCACTCATGGGTTTCGGGTGGGGTGCCGCCCTGTTCTGTTTATAGATAGTACACTCTTGAAGGGAAAGTTTCTTAGTACATTCCTTTCCGCAACAGCCATGGATGCAAATGATGATATGTTTCCTGTTGCCTTTGCTGTGGTCGAGTCAGGTTCCTTGCAAGACTGGACATGGTTTTTTGGAAACTTGAAGATAGCTTTGAAAGACAGTAGAGACATTATCTTCGTGTCAGATTGGAATGAACACCTCCTTCAGGCTGTTAATGATATATATGGTTCAGTGCGTCATGCTCATTCTTACCGCCACTTGAGTGGAAGTTTCAAGTTGTTTCTTAAAGGCCTGCATTTGTCCAATTCTATAAAAGATGCCCTGAGGACAGTCTTGGAAAAACTCGCATACTCAAGGAACAGGATAGATTTCGATAATGCTTTGGGACAAATGCAGTCAATTTCTAATGAGGCATATCATTGGGTGCTGGAAAGTGAACCTATGTGCTGGGCTAATTCTCTATTCCCGGGTAAGCGTTATGACAAGTTCAGCTTGAATTTTGATGAGTCTTTTAACACATGGGTTCAAGAAGCACAAGAATTGCCGATAATGGGATTTGTTAACCTAATTCGGTTGAAGATAGCAGATTTTATGTCTGGAAAGTGTACTGAATCTGCTACTTGGGAAATTCCAGTTGGTTGCCGGATTGATGATAAGTTGAAAGGAAATATCGAGAAGAGTCAAGGATTTggtttccattatttttcaGACTCAAAATTTGAAGTATGTGTTTTACCTAACAAGTATGTTGTCGATTTACACGACAGGAGCTGCACATGTAGGGAGTGGGATATGATTGGTCTCCCATGCGAGCATGCATGTGCAGCTCTTAGAAGTATTAATGCTGATGTGTATCAATATGTAGAAGCTTGCTACCTAAAAGAGACACAACAGGCAATATACTCAGAGCAGATGCACCCTGTACCAATTCATGAAATTCCTATTGGTGCTACCACTGATGGAAACAGTGACGAGGGTTCGAGCACTGGACTTGGTCTTCGTCCTCCTACTGTTCGCCGTTTACCTGGCCGTCCAAAGGGGAAGCAAGTGAAGCCTGATCATGGAGATAAGAGACCACTCCATTGTGCTCACTGCAAAGAGGTTGGCCACAATCGCAGAAAATGCAAAGCCCAAAAATTAGCACTCCCTGCAATTACAG